Proteins from one Triticum aestivum cultivar Chinese Spring chromosome 7A, IWGSC CS RefSeq v2.1, whole genome shotgun sequence genomic window:
- the LOC123151250 gene encoding uncharacterized protein: protein MDDLKAILARPIQVAEQVIKWAEEAQTCRQECLELKTKVERLASLLRQAARADLYERPARRILDDTGKALDKAAALLDRCRARGIVHRVFTIIPAGSFKRTSNQLDNSLGDLSWILRVSNYANAGDDLDDHIGLPPIAQNEPILFLIWEQIAVLYTGTFDARADAAASVVSLARDNDRYGRLIIEEDGVPPLLRLIKEGRPEGQENAALAIGLLGRDPECVELMVLAGVCTAFSKILKDAPMKVQGMVAWAVSELATNHPKCQDAFMQSNVIRLLVSHLAFETVQEHSKYAVASRMSLHSVVMDKKGSGKYSSHQDTFDAAEHTAANSLSAKPTVGGSAAAGSNAAVGGNAAAAAATAAGGTSSSGVTAAAAASIGSVAGTKQHNVSLSGTSTRGKEYEDEETKAYMKSNAARALCQLAMGNAAVCKNITESRALLCFSILLEKGAPDVQYNSALALMEICRVAEQNADLRRSAFKPTSPAARAVVEQLLRVVTKAEYDDLLIPCIMSLGCLSRTFRATETRIIGPLVNLLDEREADVSREAAVALTKFACTDNYLHVDHSKAIINASGAKHLVQLVYFGEQVVQVAALLLVCYIAHNVPDSEDLAQAEILTVLEWASKQAYMVQDTLIENLLPEAKIRMELYQSRGAKGYH, encoded by the coding sequence ATGGATGACCTGAAGGCGATCTTGGCGCGGCCGATCCAGGTCGCGGAGCAGGTGATCAAGTGGGCGGAGGAGGCCCAGACGTGCCGGCAGGAGTGCCTGGAGCTCAAGACCAAGGTCGAGcgcctcgcctccctcctccgccAGGCCGCGCGCGCCGACCTCTACGAGCGTCCCGCCCGCCGCATTCTCGACGACACCGGCAAGGCGCTCGACAAGGCCGCCGCCCTACTCGACCGCTGCCGCGCTCGCGGCATCGTCCACCGCGTCTTCACCATCATCCCCGCTGGCTCCTTCAAGAGGACGTCCAACCAGCTCGACAACTCCCTCGGCGACCTCTCTTGGATCCTCCGCGTGTCCAACTACGCCAACGCTGGCGATGACCTGGATGACCACATTGGCTTGCCCCCCATTGCCCAGAACGAGCCCATACTCTTCCTCATCTGGGAGCAGATCGCCGTGCTCTACACCGGCACATTCGACGCCCGCGCTGACGCCGCGGCTAGCGTTGTCTCTCTCGCGCGCGACAATGACCGCTACGGCAGACTCATCATCGAAGAGGACGGCGTCCCGCCTCTGCTGCGCCTCATAAAGGAGGGCCGCCCCGAGGGCCAGGAGAACGCCGCGCTCGCCATCGGCCTCCTCGGCCGCGACCCGGAGTGCGTCGAGCTCATGGTGCTCGCCGGCGTCTGCACCGCCTTCTCCAAGATTCTCAAGGACGCGCCCATGAAGGTGCAGGGTATGGTGGCGTGGGCCGTGTCCGAGCTCGCCACCAACCACCCCAAATGCCAGGACGCGTTCATGCAGAGCAACGTGATCCGCCTGCTGGTGTCCCACCTCGCCTTTGAGACGGTGCAGGAGCACTCCAAGTACGCCGTCGCGTCCAGGATGAGCCTACACTCCGTTGTCATGGACAAGAAGGGCAGCGGCAAATACTCGTCCCATCAGGACACATTTGATGCGGCGGAGCACACCGCGGCCAacagcttgtcggcgaagcccacAGTCGGTGGTAGCGCCGCTGCCGGTAGTAACGCCGCTGTCGGTGGtaacgccgctgccgccgctgccaccgccgccggtgGCACCAGCTCAAGTGGCGTGACGGCAGCTGCGGCTGCGAGCATTGGCAGCGTTGCGGGGACGAAGCAGCACAATGTGTCCTTGTCGGGGACGAGCACGCGAGGGAAAGAATACGAGGACGAAGAGACCAAAGCCTACATGAAATCCAACGCAGCCAGAGCGCTGTGCCAGCTAGCCATGGGCAATGCCGCCGTGTGCAAGAACATCACGGAGTCCAGGGCGCTGCTCTGTTTCTCCATCCTCCTGGAGAAAGGCGCCCCAGACGTGCAGTACAACTCGGCCCTGGCGCTCATGGAGATCTGCCGTGTGGCGGAGCAGAACGCGGACCTCCGGCGGTCGGCGTTCAAGCCGACGTCCCCCGCGGCGCGCGCCGTGGTGGAGCAGCTCCTCCGCGTGGTCACCAAGGCGGAGTACGACGATCTCCTCATCCCCTGCATCATGTCGCTGGGCTGCCTGTCGAGAACCTTCCGGGCGACGGAGACCCGGATCATCGGGCCGCTGGTGAACCTCCTCGACGAGCGGGAAGCCGACGTGTCCCGGGAGGCTGCCGTGGCGCTGACCAAGTTCGCCTGCACGGACAACTACCTCCACGTGGACCACTCCAAGGCCATCATCAACGCCAGCGGCGCCAAGCACCTGGTCCAGCTGGTCTACTTCGGGGAGCAGGTGGTGCAGGTGGCGGCGCTCCTCCTGGTGTGCTACATCGCGCACAACGTCCCCGACAGCGAGGACCTCGCGCAGGCGGAGATCCTCACCGTGCTGGAGTGGGCGTCCAAGCAGGCGTACATGGTGCAGGACACGTTGATCGAGAACTTGTTGCCGGAGGCCAAGATCAGGATGGAGCTCTACCAATCCAGAGGGGCAAAAGGTTACCATTAA